In Phaeobacter inhibens DSM 16374, the following proteins share a genomic window:
- a CDS encoding DUF3572 domain-containing protein: MLFSADAAETLGLKALAWLAGNDELLPVFLGATGASEADLREQAANPEFLGSVLDFLTMDDAWVMQFCDSAGLAYDQPMQARMALPGGAQVHWT, from the coding sequence ATGCTATTTTCCGCCGATGCAGCCGAGACTTTAGGCTTAAAAGCGCTTGCCTGGCTGGCAGGCAACGACGAGTTGCTGCCGGTTTTTCTGGGCGCAACCGGAGCGAGTGAGGCGGATCTGCGTGAGCAGGCCGCCAATCCCGAGTTTCTCGGCTCTGTTCTCGACTTTCTGACGATGGATGACGCCTGGGTCATGCAGTTCTGTGACAGTGCCGGGCTGGCCTATGATCAGCCGATGCAGGCGCGTATGGCGCTGCCGGGCGGGGCGCAGGTTCACTGGACCTGA
- a CDS encoding diguanylate cyclase domain-containing protein gives MQGTILIIDGVATNRIMLKVQLSAAYYRVVQAETVADIAKTALRCRPDLILSAMSLPDGDAVAVKQALAADDQLADIPMIAIDHDSDAARRLAALTAGIDDVLLQPLDDTMLQARIRSLLRASSTQEELNLQRGNTHGYALPLSSPHISAGLSGAQVALVTEQSATGVYWQAQLAPRVPYRLCNHQFNAVHPLMREPVPDAIVIELGRNTLAQGLRLLADLRARATTRKSVVIAVVHPADPAIAAEALDRGAHDVLQSGFDVAELALRLDSQLRNKARIDQLRDTVRNGLRAAVEDPMTGLFNRRYAKPFLERVASTSAKTGETFAVMLADLDHFKQINDLYGHPVGDAVLIEAAKRLQTALRPVDLLARVGGEEFMIVMPAIGEAMAEAAASDLCNRINSKPFHIPGVDAPIYVTISIGVVIGGRASAVDQRDGTDLAPQDHDSAVSALITNADRALYSAKHAGRNQVSLADLAA, from the coding sequence GTGCAGGGCACTATCCTTATTATCGACGGTGTTGCGACCAACCGGATCATGCTGAAGGTTCAGCTGTCCGCCGCCTATTACCGGGTGGTTCAGGCCGAAACTGTTGCCGATATTGCCAAGACCGCCCTGCGCTGCCGCCCCGATCTTATCCTCAGTGCCATGTCGCTGCCCGATGGCGACGCGGTCGCCGTGAAACAGGCGCTGGCCGCCGATGACCAGCTTGCCGATATTCCGATGATCGCCATCGATCACGACAGCGACGCCGCCCGCCGCTTGGCCGCCCTCACTGCCGGGATTGACGATGTGTTGTTGCAGCCGCTGGATGACACCATGTTGCAGGCCCGGATCCGCAGCCTGCTGCGCGCCAGCAGCACCCAGGAAGAGCTGAATTTGCAGCGGGGCAATACCCATGGCTATGCCCTGCCCCTCTCCAGCCCACATATCAGCGCGGGCCTGAGCGGCGCACAGGTGGCCTTGGTAACCGAACAATCCGCCACCGGCGTCTACTGGCAGGCCCAGCTGGCACCGCGTGTGCCCTACCGGCTGTGCAACCATCAGTTCAATGCGGTGCATCCCCTGATGCGCGAACCGGTGCCTGATGCCATCGTGATCGAACTGGGACGCAACACATTGGCGCAGGGCCTGCGTCTGCTGGCGGATCTGCGCGCCCGCGCGACCACCCGCAAATCCGTGGTCATTGCCGTCGTCCACCCCGCCGACCCCGCCATCGCCGCTGAGGCGCTGGACCGGGGGGCGCATGATGTGCTTCAGTCCGGCTTCGACGTCGCCGAGCTGGCGCTCCGGCTTGATAGCCAGCTGCGCAACAAGGCACGCATTGATCAGCTGCGCGACACCGTCCGCAACGGGCTGCGCGCCGCCGTTGAGGATCCGATGACCGGCCTCTTCAACCGCCGCTATGCCAAACCCTTCCTTGAGCGGGTCGCCAGCACCTCTGCCAAGACCGGCGAAACATTTGCAGTGATGCTGGCCGACCTTGACCATTTCAAACAGATCAATGACCTCTACGGCCACCCGGTCGGCGATGCTGTGCTGATCGAAGCAGCCAAACGCCTGCAAACCGCACTGCGCCCGGTCGATCTGCTGGCCCGCGTCGGTGGCGAAGAATTCATGATCGTGATGCCCGCAATTGGTGAGGCGATGGCCGAAGCCGCTGCCAGTGATCTCTGCAACCGGATCAACAGCAAACCGTTCCATATCCCCGGCGTTGACGCGCCGATCTATGTGACCATCAGCATTGGCGTTGTCATCGGCGGACGCGCCTCGGCTGTGGATCAGCGCGACGGCACCGATCTCGCGCCGCAGGATCACGACAGCGCCGTCAGCGCCCTGATCACCAATGCCGACCGCGCGCTCTATTCGGCCAAACATGCCGGACGCAATCAAGTCTCGCTGGCAGACCTCGCAGCCTGA